Proteins encoded together in one Thermophilibacter immobilis window:
- the groL gene encoding chaperonin GroEL (60 kDa chaperone family; promotes refolding of misfolded polypeptides especially under stressful conditions; forms two stacked rings of heptamers to form a barrel-shaped 14mer; ends can be capped by GroES; misfolded proteins enter the barrel where they are refolded when GroES binds), with product MAKDILFGTDARAKLAKGVNTLADAVTTTMGPKGRYVALQRSYGAPTITNDGVSVAKEIELKDPIENMGAQLVKEVATKTNDAVGDGTTTATLLAQVIVNEGLRNVAAGANPIAIRRGVDKAVDAVVNEMKKSAQDVSTKKQIASVGTISASDPAIGAKISDAMDIVGKDGVITVEDSQTFGIDIDTVEGMQFDKGYISPYFSTNNESMVAELDSPYILMTDQKISNIQDILPILEAVQKQGAPLLLIAEDVDGEALATLILNKLRGVLNVCAVKAPGYGDRRKRMLEDIAVLTGGQVAMKELGINLTDVTAEMLGRAKSVKVTKDDTTIVGGSGSKDAIEERIGQIKAEIDNTTSDFDREKLQERLAKLSGGVAVIKVGAATEVELKEIKHRIEDALQATRAAVEEGIVAGGGVAFLTASKALDGVQTVDADEKIGVEIIRKALEAPVKTIANNAGYEGSVVAEKIKGLPEGQGLDSASGEYGDMIEMGVLDPVKVARVTLQNAASVASLILITEATITDEPKDTTIEEAISAAAAQGGQGGGGMY from the coding sequence ATGGCTAAGGACATTCTTTTCGGCACTGACGCCCGTGCCAAGCTCGCCAAGGGCGTGAACACCCTTGCCGACGCGGTGACCACCACGATGGGACCCAAGGGTCGCTACGTGGCCCTGCAGCGCTCCTACGGTGCACCCACGATTACCAACGACGGCGTCTCCGTCGCCAAGGAGATCGAGCTCAAGGATCCCATCGAGAACATGGGTGCCCAGCTGGTGAAGGAGGTCGCCACCAAGACCAACGACGCCGTGGGTGACGGCACCACCACCGCCACGCTCCTGGCCCAGGTCATCGTCAACGAGGGCCTGCGCAACGTGGCTGCGGGTGCCAACCCCATCGCCATTCGTCGCGGCGTGGACAAGGCCGTCGATGCCGTCGTGAACGAGATGAAGAAGTCCGCCCAGGACGTCTCCACCAAGAAGCAGATCGCCTCCGTGGGCACCATCTCTGCCTCCGACCCCGCGATTGGGGCCAAGATTTCCGATGCCATGGACATCGTGGGCAAGGACGGCGTCATCACCGTCGAGGACTCCCAGACCTTTGGCATCGACATCGACACCGTCGAGGGCATGCAGTTCGACAAGGGCTACATCTCCCCGTACTTCTCGACCAACAACGAGAGCATGGTCGCCGAGCTCGACTCGCCCTACATTCTCATGACCGACCAGAAGATCTCCAACATCCAGGACATCCTGCCCATCCTTGAGGCCGTTCAGAAGCAGGGCGCACCTCTGCTCCTCATTGCCGAGGACGTGGACGGCGAGGCTCTGGCCACGCTGATTCTGAACAAGCTCCGCGGCGTGCTCAACGTCTGCGCCGTCAAGGCTCCCGGCTACGGCGATCGTCGCAAGCGCATGCTCGAGGACATCGCCGTGCTGACCGGCGGCCAGGTCGCCATGAAGGAGCTTGGCATCAACCTCACCGACGTCACCGCCGAGATGCTCGGCCGCGCGAAGTCCGTCAAGGTCACCAAGGACGACACCACCATCGTAGGCGGCTCGGGCTCCAAGGACGCCATCGAGGAGCGCATCGGCCAGATCAAGGCCGAGATTGACAACACCACCTCCGACTTCGACCGCGAGAAGCTCCAGGAGCGTCTCGCCAAGCTCTCCGGCGGCGTTGCCGTCATCAAGGTCGGCGCTGCCACCGAGGTCGAGCTTAAGGAGATCAAGCACCGCATCGAGGATGCGCTGCAGGCCACGCGCGCGGCCGTCGAGGAGGGCATCGTCGCCGGCGGCGGCGTCGCGTTCCTGACCGCCTCCAAGGCGCTCGACGGCGTCCAGACCGTCGACGCCGACGAGAAGATCGGCGTGGAGATCATTCGCAAGGCGCTTGAGGCTCCCGTCAAGACCATCGCCAACAACGCGGGCTACGAGGGCTCCGTCGTGGCCGAGAAGATTAAGGGCCTGCCTGAGGGCCAGGGCCTCGACTCCGCGTCCGGTGAGTACGGCGACATGATCGAGATGGGCGTTCTCGACCCCGTCAAGGTCGCGCGCGTCACGCTCCAGAACGCCGCCTCCGTGGCGTCTCTCATCCTCATCACCGAGGCCACCATCACTGACGAACCCAAGGACACCACCATCGAAGAGGCTATCTCAGCGGCGGCTGCCCAGGGCGGCCAGGGTGGCGGCGGCATGTACTAA
- the gltA gene encoding NADPH-dependent glutamate synthase, producing the protein MPQINGRFVPNMKSPRTADNEEPAAERACDFRSVDKGFTKEMALAEADRCLDCKKPLCVDGCPVNINIPKFIEKIRDEDFGGGLDVIREESMLPAICGRVCPQENQCEGKCIRGKKGDPVAIGQLERFLGDQPDLASKPQMAPKNGKKVAVVGSGPSGIACAGELARNGFDVTVFEAFFTGGGVLVYGIPEFRLPKAVVKREIDGLEELGVKFEFNSVVGRITDAEELFEAGYDAIYVATGAGLPKFLNVPGENLPNVFFANEYLTRVNLMKANKFPTYDTPTKHGTNVVVFGGGNVAMDAVRTAKRLGAERAVIAYRRSEEEMPARRAELHHAKAEGVEVMPLVSPLEFVKGEDGCVCAVRVQKMELGAPDASGRRRPVPIEGAIEEIPCDVAISAIGTNANPFAKMIGDIKLNKWGYILADEDGRTSDPRIWAGGDIVTGAATVILAMGAGKTAAASITRALCA; encoded by the coding sequence ATGCCACAGATAAACGGTCGCTTTGTTCCCAACATGAAGTCCCCGCGCACCGCAGACAACGAGGAGCCGGCCGCCGAGCGCGCCTGCGACTTCCGCTCGGTCGACAAGGGATTCACCAAGGAGATGGCGCTCGCCGAGGCGGATCGCTGCCTGGACTGCAAGAAGCCCCTCTGCGTCGACGGCTGCCCCGTCAACATCAACATCCCCAAGTTCATCGAGAAGATTCGCGACGAGGACTTCGGCGGCGGGCTCGACGTCATCCGCGAGGAGTCGATGCTGCCGGCCATCTGCGGTCGCGTCTGCCCCCAGGAGAACCAGTGCGAGGGCAAGTGCATCCGCGGCAAGAAGGGCGACCCCGTGGCCATCGGCCAGCTGGAGCGCTTCCTGGGCGACCAGCCCGACCTGGCCTCCAAGCCCCAGATGGCCCCCAAGAACGGCAAGAAGGTCGCCGTCGTGGGCTCCGGCCCCTCCGGCATCGCCTGCGCAGGCGAGCTCGCGCGCAACGGCTTTGACGTGACGGTCTTCGAGGCCTTCTTCACCGGCGGCGGCGTGCTCGTCTACGGCATCCCCGAGTTCCGTCTTCCCAAGGCGGTCGTCAAGCGCGAGATCGACGGCCTCGAGGAGCTGGGCGTCAAGTTCGAGTTCAACAGCGTCGTGGGTCGCATCACGGATGCCGAGGAGCTCTTCGAGGCCGGCTACGACGCCATCTACGTGGCCACGGGCGCCGGTCTGCCCAAGTTCTTGAACGTGCCGGGAGAGAACCTGCCCAACGTCTTCTTCGCGAACGAGTACCTCACCCGCGTGAACCTGATGAAGGCCAACAAGTTCCCCACCTACGACACGCCCACCAAGCACGGCACGAACGTCGTGGTCTTTGGCGGCGGCAACGTGGCCATGGACGCCGTGCGCACCGCCAAGCGCCTGGGCGCCGAGCGCGCCGTCATCGCGTATCGCCGCTCCGAGGAGGAGATGCCCGCCCGTCGCGCCGAGCTGCACCACGCCAAGGCCGAGGGCGTCGAGGTCATGCCGCTCGTCTCCCCGCTCGAGTTCGTCAAGGGCGAGGACGGCTGCGTCTGCGCCGTGCGCGTCCAAAAGATGGAGCTCGGCGCGCCCGATGCGTCCGGTCGCAGGCGCCCGGTGCCCATCGAGGGTGCCATCGAGGAGATTCCCTGCGACGTGGCCATCTCCGCCATCGGCACCAACGCCAACCCGTTCGCCAAGATGATTGGCGACATCAAGCTCAACAAGTGGGGCTACATCCTCGCCGACGAGGACGGCCGCACGTCCGACCCGCGCATCTGGGCCGGCGGTGACATCGTCACCGGTGCGGCCACGGTCATCCTGGCCATGGGCGCCGGCAAGACTGCCGCAGCGAGCATCACCAGGGCTCTCTGCGCATAG
- a CDS encoding sulfide/dihydroorotate dehydrogenase-like FAD/NAD-binding protein, with amino-acid sequence MYKILDKTQFSEKVFKFRIEAPGMAKHAHAGQFLMIRANETGERVPFTFADWNAEEGWVEFIFMVIGKTTEMLSSFEEGDYLTDVTGPLGRPTEMSEGTWAVIGGGVGLAIAFPVARQLKATGHEVHAIMGARTKDLLLLEDQFREVLDDDHVHITTDDGSYGEKGVVTAPLERLLEAKAVDHVFCVGPVPMMKFSALTAEKYGTPITASLNPIMVDGTGMCGCCRVEVDGVTKFACVDGPDFDATKVDWNDLRARQAAYRTEEGQALKAYEEANCACHR; translated from the coding sequence ATGTACAAGATCCTCGATAAGACACAGTTCTCGGAGAAGGTGTTCAAGTTCCGCATCGAGGCACCCGGCATGGCCAAGCACGCTCACGCCGGCCAGTTCCTCATGATTCGCGCCAACGAGACGGGCGAGCGCGTCCCGTTCACGTTCGCGGACTGGAACGCCGAGGAGGGTTGGGTCGAGTTCATCTTCATGGTGATCGGCAAGACGACCGAGATGCTCTCCTCCTTTGAGGAGGGGGACTACCTCACCGACGTCACCGGTCCCCTGGGCCGCCCGACCGAGATGAGCGAGGGCACGTGGGCCGTCATCGGCGGCGGCGTGGGCCTTGCCATCGCCTTTCCCGTCGCGCGCCAGCTCAAGGCCACGGGCCACGAGGTCCATGCCATCATGGGAGCCCGCACCAAGGACCTGCTCCTGCTCGAGGACCAGTTCCGCGAGGTCCTCGACGACGATCACGTTCACATCACCACAGACGACGGCTCCTATGGCGAGAAGGGCGTCGTCACCGCGCCGCTCGAGCGACTGCTCGAGGCCAAGGCCGTCGACCACGTCTTCTGCGTGGGCCCCGTGCCCATGATGAAGTTCTCCGCCCTCACGGCCGAGAAGTACGGGACCCCCATCACCGCGTCGCTCAACCCCATCATGGTCGACGGCACGGGCATGTGCGGCTGCTGCCGCGTCGAGGTCGACGGCGTGACGAAGTTCGCCTGCGTCGACGGCCCCGACTTCGACGCCACCAAGGTCGACTGGAACGACCTGCGCGCCCGTCAGGCCGCATACCGTACCGAGGAGGGCCAGGCCCTCAAGGCCTATGAGGAGGCGAACTGCGCATGCCACAGATAA
- the pth gene encoding aminoacyl-tRNA hydrolase: MSQSRPLMIVCGLGNPDAAYAHTRHNAGFAVVDALAQRHAVRYWKSEAGAQVAALDWKDADGEVRTVLLAKPMSYMNTSGGPLSKLARAHRVMPGQILVIHDEVDLATGEVRVKVGGGLNAHNGLRSIADKLGSRDFVRVQLGIGRPPGRMGVADYVLRELKGDFLADFEAAVARACDVTQDLLTTGPPSDKF, encoded by the coding sequence ATGTCCCAGAGCCGCCCCCTCATGATCGTCTGCGGTCTCGGCAACCCCGACGCCGCGTACGCGCACACGCGCCACAACGCCGGCTTTGCCGTGGTGGACGCCCTGGCCCAGCGTCATGCCGTGCGCTACTGGAAGAGCGAGGCGGGCGCGCAGGTCGCCGCGCTCGACTGGAAAGACGCGGACGGCGAGGTGCGCACGGTCCTTCTCGCCAAGCCGATGAGCTACATGAACACGAGCGGGGGGCCCCTCTCCAAGCTCGCGCGCGCCCATCGCGTCATGCCGGGGCAGATTCTGGTCATCCACGACGAGGTCGACCTCGCGACCGGCGAGGTGCGCGTGAAGGTGGGGGGAGGCCTCAACGCCCATAACGGCCTGCGCTCGATTGCCGACAAGCTGGGCAGCCGCGACTTCGTTCGCGTGCAGCTGGGCATCGGACGGCCGCCCGGGCGCATGGGCGTGGCCGACTACGTCCTGCGCGAGCTCAAGGGCGACTTTCTCGCCGACTTCGAGGCCGCGGTCGCGCGCGCCTGCGACGTAACGCAGGACCTTCTCACCACGGGACCCCCCTCAGATAAGTTCTGA
- a CDS encoding ribose-phosphate diphosphokinase, which translates to MYENLCEPIPLKKEIKLYTGTGNPGLSQRIADILHLELQGLKIEKFANGEIYARYDESVRGDDVFFIQSLAGENVNDLLMETLIATDAAKRASCSKFTAVLPHYCYARQDRKAAAREPITARLVANLLEAAGVDQVITIDLHQGQIQGFFDVPVTHLTALYLLGDYFKGKGFDWDNTVVVSPDMGRAKAAKKLSDYLGCEVAIAHKSRPRHNTSEVMGIIGDIKGKTCIVNDDMIDTAGTLCGSVCKLKDMGAGDIYVSATHGIFSGEALERLQNAPIEECVVTDIIPCDEANKPGSKIKMISVANELAEAINSVYLRKSVSEIFGGNLNL; encoded by the coding sequence ATGTACGAGAACCTGTGTGAACCGATTCCTCTGAAGAAGGAGATCAAACTCTACACCGGCACGGGCAACCCCGGGCTCTCCCAGAGGATCGCGGACATCCTTCACCTCGAGCTCCAGGGCCTCAAGATCGAGAAGTTCGCCAACGGGGAGATCTACGCCCGCTACGACGAGTCGGTCCGCGGCGACGACGTCTTCTTCATCCAGTCGCTCGCCGGCGAGAACGTCAACGACCTCCTCATGGAGACGCTCATCGCCACGGACGCCGCCAAGCGCGCCTCCTGCTCCAAGTTCACCGCCGTGCTCCCCCACTACTGCTACGCCCGCCAGGACCGCAAGGCCGCCGCGCGCGAGCCCATCACCGCGCGCCTCGTGGCCAACCTCCTCGAGGCCGCCGGCGTGGACCAGGTCATCACGATCGACCTGCACCAGGGCCAGATCCAGGGCTTCTTCGACGTCCCCGTGACACACCTCACGGCCCTCTACCTCCTGGGGGACTACTTCAAGGGGAAGGGCTTCGACTGGGACAACACCGTCGTGGTCTCCCCGGACATGGGTCGCGCCAAGGCCGCCAAGAAGCTCTCCGACTACCTGGGCTGCGAGGTGGCCATCGCCCACAAGAGCCGTCCCCGACACAACACGTCCGAGGTCATGGGCATCATCGGCGACATCAAGGGCAAGACCTGCATCGTCAACGACGACATGATTGACACGGCGGGCACCCTGTGCGGGTCGGTCTGCAAGCTCAAGGACATGGGCGCCGGCGACATCTACGTCTCCGCCACCCACGGCATCTTCTCCGGCGAGGCGCTCGAGCGCCTGCAAAACGCCCCCATCGAGGAGTGCGTGGTCACCGACATCATCCCGTGCGACGAGGCCAACAAGCCCGGCTCCAAGATCAAGATGATCTCGGTCGCCAACGAGCTCGCCGAGGCCATCAACAGCGTCTACCTGCGCAAATCCGTCTCCGAGATCTTCGGCGGCAACCTCAACCTCTAG
- the glmU gene encoding bifunctional UDP-N-acetylglucosamine diphosphorylase/glucosamine-1-phosphate N-acetyltransferase GlmU gives MPMTAIILAAGEGTRMKSRHPKVTHNLLDRPLVSWVTRAARAAGAERIVVVVGHGASEVRDCLAAEKDIEFVEQAERRGTGHAVKVALGEAHLTQGTLVVLYGDAPLVEPDTIRRLADSVEREGAAEAMLTWVPEDPTGYGRLEFAADGSVARIIEQKDCSPEQDRNLRSCNPGFYAFDAATLAAHISELSCANAQHELYLTDMVEILQAHGERVSAIEATDTNELLGVNSRAQLAQLSCIARDRTNERLMAEGVTMLDPSLVWVGPDATVGRDTELLPQTMLWGQTHVGEGCVVGPNTRLTDCSVGDGSSVEETVGIQATIEKNVTVGPRAYLRPGAHLLDRAHVGTHVEIKNSTIGVGSKVPHLSYIGDTTMGSGVNIGAGSITCNYDGVHKHRTTIGNDVFVGSDTMMVAPVTIGDGALVGASSCITHDVPSGALALERNEERIVEGYAAKRLDRLRRDNA, from the coding sequence ATGCCCATGACCGCGATTATCCTCGCTGCCGGCGAGGGAACGCGCATGAAGTCCCGCCACCCCAAGGTCACTCATAATCTCCTCGACCGTCCGCTCGTCTCGTGGGTCACGCGCGCCGCGCGCGCGGCCGGCGCCGAGCGCATCGTCGTGGTCGTGGGCCATGGTGCCTCTGAGGTGCGCGACTGTCTTGCCGCCGAGAAGGACATCGAGTTCGTCGAGCAGGCCGAGCGCCGGGGCACCGGCCACGCCGTGAAGGTCGCCCTCGGGGAGGCGCACCTCACGCAGGGGACACTCGTCGTTCTCTACGGCGACGCACCCCTCGTGGAGCCCGACACCATCCGACGCCTCGCTGACTCCGTCGAGCGCGAGGGTGCCGCAGAGGCCATGCTCACCTGGGTTCCCGAGGACCCCACCGGCTACGGTCGCCTCGAGTTTGCTGCGGACGGCTCCGTCGCGCGCATCATCGAGCAGAAGGACTGCAGCCCCGAGCAGGACCGGAACCTACGCTCCTGCAACCCCGGCTTCTATGCGTTCGACGCCGCCACCCTCGCCGCGCACATCAGCGAGCTCTCCTGCGCCAACGCCCAGCACGAGCTCTACCTCACCGACATGGTCGAGATCCTGCAGGCACACGGCGAGCGCGTGAGCGCCATCGAGGCCACCGACACCAACGAGCTTCTCGGCGTGAACTCGCGCGCCCAGCTCGCCCAGCTCTCCTGCATCGCGCGCGATCGCACGAACGAGCGCCTCATGGCCGAGGGCGTCACCATGCTCGACCCCTCGCTCGTCTGGGTGGGGCCCGACGCCACCGTGGGGCGCGACACCGAGCTCCTCCCCCAGACCATGCTCTGGGGCCAGACCCACGTGGGAGAGGGCTGCGTCGTGGGCCCCAACACCCGCCTCACCGACTGCTCGGTGGGCGACGGCAGCTCCGTCGAGGAGACCGTGGGCATCCAGGCCACCATCGAGAAGAACGTCACCGTGGGGCCGCGCGCCTACCTGCGCCCCGGGGCGCACCTGCTCGACCGTGCCCACGTGGGCACGCACGTCGAGATCAAGAACTCCACCATCGGCGTGGGCTCCAAGGTCCCCCACCTCTCCTACATCGGCGACACCACCATGGGCTCGGGCGTCAACATCGGCGCGGGCTCCATCACCTGCAACTACGACGGCGTCCACAAGCACCGCACCACCATCGGCAACGACGTCTTCGTGGGCTCCGACACCATGATGGTCGCCCCCGTCACCATCGGCGACGGCGCGCTCGTAGGCGCCAGCTCCTGCATCACGCACGACGTTCCCTCGGGCGCGCTCGCCCTTGAGCGCAACGAGGAGCGCATAGTAGAGGGGTACGCTGCCAAGCGACTCGACCGGCTGAGAAGGGACAACGCGTAG
- a CDS encoding DeoR/GlpR family DNA-binding transcription regulator produces MSLDMNERREKIVLLTNTEGSVTFAQIKHELPDVSEMTLRTDLKALDDERRLIRVHGGARSVGYAVGTDDLLAARQTRNVTAKIAIAEKAASLVRSDTTIFLDSGSTTTALAGALPDERLIVFTTGISCLSELARLEKPSVIVPGGHLNRYSMSLSGSSTIRSINSLVFDQAFIGVTSVSESGTFYCGSDEECELKQACIHQAEQVIMLMDTSKLGRRSTFTVCDLEDVDAIVSDGQLSADLVQRCQATGTEVI; encoded by the coding sequence ATGAGCCTGGACATGAACGAGCGTCGCGAGAAAATCGTCCTGCTCACCAACACGGAGGGCAGCGTGACGTTTGCGCAGATAAAGCATGAGCTGCCCGACGTCTCCGAGATGACGCTGCGCACCGACCTCAAGGCCCTCGACGACGAGCGCCGCCTCATCCGCGTGCATGGCGGCGCGCGCTCGGTGGGCTACGCCGTGGGAACCGACGACCTTCTTGCCGCACGACAGACGCGCAACGTCACCGCAAAGATCGCCATCGCCGAGAAGGCCGCCTCGCTCGTACGCTCTGACACCACGATCTTCCTCGACTCGGGCAGCACGACCACGGCTTTGGCCGGCGCGCTCCCGGACGAGAGGCTCATCGTCTTCACGACGGGCATCTCGTGCCTCTCTGAGCTCGCGCGCCTCGAGAAGCCGAGCGTCATCGTCCCGGGCGGCCACCTCAACCGCTACAGCATGAGCCTGTCGGGCAGCAGCACCATCCGCAGCATCAACTCACTCGTCTTCGACCAGGCCTTCATTGGCGTCACCAGCGTGAGCGAGAGCGGGACCTTCTACTGTGGCTCCGACGAGGAGTGCGAGCTCAAGCAGGCCTGCATCCACCAGGCCGAGCAGGTCATCATGCTCATGGACACCTCGAAGCTCGGGCGGCGCAGCACGTTTACCGTCTGCGACCTCGAGGACGTCGACGCCATCGTCTCGGATGGGCAGCTGAGCGCCGATCTGGTTCAGCGCTGCCAGGCGACGGGAACCGAGGTAATCTGA
- a CDS encoding zinc-binding dehydrogenase, translating to MIMAPMGLGAITYALHCGRKPAILTVADINQERLDRAAQLFDPATIKAEEGVEVHFANTGETDDPAGLLRAITDGKGYDDVLCYAPVAPVVTLCSAILGRDGCLNFFAGPTDKNFSAPMNFYDVHYNSTHVMGTTGGNTDDMIESLELTADGRLDPAVMVTHIGGLDAAPDATLTLPKIPGGKKLIYTHITLPLIALDELRAQGEKTGDERFTTLADIVDAHNGLWNPEAERFLLSNWPDEG from the coding sequence ATGATCATGGCTCCCATGGGCCTGGGCGCGATCACCTATGCGCTTCACTGCGGCCGCAAGCCGGCCATCTTGACCGTTGCCGACATCAACCAGGAGCGCCTCGACCGCGCCGCCCAGCTCTTCGACCCCGCCACCATCAAGGCCGAGGAGGGCGTCGAGGTGCACTTCGCGAACACCGGCGAGACGGACGACCCTGCCGGCCTCCTGCGGGCCATCACGGACGGGAAGGGCTACGACGACGTGCTCTGCTACGCTCCCGTCGCACCCGTCGTGACGCTGTGCAGCGCGATCCTCGGGCGCGACGGCTGCCTCAACTTCTTTGCCGGCCCCACCGACAAGAACTTCTCGGCACCTATGAACTTCTATGACGTGCACTACAACTCAACGCACGTCATGGGCACCACCGGGGGCAACACCGACGACATGATCGAGTCGCTCGAGCTCACGGCGGACGGGCGCCTCGACCCCGCCGTCATGGTGACCCACATCGGCGGCCTCGACGCGGCACCCGACGCCACGCTGACCCTGCCCAAGATCCCCGGAGGCAAGAAGCTCATCTACACCCACATCACGCTGCCGCTCATCGCCCTGGACGAGCTGCGCGCCCAGGGTGAGAAGACCGGAGACGAGCGCTTCACCACGCTCGCCGACATCGTCGACGCCCACAACGGGCTGTGGAATCCGGAGGCCGAGCGCTTCCTTCTCTCCAACTGGCCCGACGAGGGGTAA
- a CDS encoding PTS sugar transporter subunit IIA, protein MIAPRPMGAMIMGPLAGWLIKRWDAWAKTWTPAGFEMLVDNFSLGIIGLLLTIFSFFAVGPFMGAILTVLMAGAQILAEHGLMPLLAVFIEPAKVLFLNNAINHGIFSPIGMQQVEEAGRSIMYMLEANPGPGLGVLLAYALFCKDDSTRQSAPGAIIIHFFGGIHEIYFPYVLMNPKVIIAPIVGNACAILWFSLTGCGLVAPASPGSIISFIAMCPADKIVFTLIGVAIAAGVSFVIAMPIVRTADVKIEGTDEAGFELPRTTVDPTAVLAGVSTVVFACDAGMGSSAMGATRFGKRIQQLRPDITVVHSSVDEVPSNADVVVCQKALAERARQSSPANAQIVVINNFMKDPALDALESQLTVNVAEQPAAKAATEAASAAIATDVKVADKVMVPEGVRLGLTGTDREEAVRACGQVLVEQGCVDEEYVEAMVERDREVSVYIGNGVAIPHGTNEAKRHIKRTGVVALQYPNGIKFADGTAYVLFGIAGLGDEHLEILAKIASACGDEKMASALSTSTSVDDFLRILN, encoded by the coding sequence GTGATCGCGCCCAGGCCCATGGGAGCCATGATCATGGGCCCGCTCGCTGGTTGGCTTATCAAGCGTTGGGACGCGTGGGCCAAGACCTGGACACCCGCCGGCTTCGAGATGCTCGTGGACAACTTCTCGCTTGGCATCATCGGTCTCCTGCTGACCATCTTTAGCTTCTTTGCCGTGGGACCCTTCATGGGAGCGATCCTTACCGTCCTCATGGCGGGCGCGCAGATCCTTGCCGAGCACGGCCTGATGCCGCTTCTGGCCGTCTTCATTGAGCCCGCCAAGGTGCTCTTCCTCAACAATGCCATCAATCACGGCATCTTCAGCCCCATCGGCATGCAGCAGGTCGAGGAGGCCGGCCGCTCGATCATGTACATGCTCGAGGCCAACCCCGGCCCCGGCTTGGGCGTTCTTCTTGCCTATGCCCTCTTTTGCAAGGACGACAGCACGAGGCAGTCTGCCCCCGGTGCCATAATCATTCACTTCTTTGGGGGCATCCACGAGATCTACTTCCCCTACGTGCTCATGAACCCCAAGGTCATCATCGCCCCCATCGTGGGCAACGCCTGCGCCATCCTGTGGTTCTCCCTGACGGGATGCGGCCTCGTCGCCCCGGCGTCTCCCGGCTCGATCATCTCGTTCATCGCGATGTGCCCGGCCGACAAGATCGTGTTCACGCTCATCGGCGTGGCCATCGCCGCCGGCGTCTCCTTCGTCATCGCCATGCCGATCGTGCGCACGGCCGACGTGAAGATCGAGGGTACGGACGAGGCGGGCTTTGAGCTTCCCCGGACCACCGTCGATCCCACGGCCGTTCTTGCGGGCGTCTCCACCGTCGTGTTCGCCTGTGACGCGGGCATGGGCTCCTCCGCCATGGGCGCCACCCGCTTTGGCAAGCGCATCCAGCAGCTGAGACCTGACATCACGGTCGTGCACAGCTCCGTCGACGAGGTCCCCTCCAACGCGGATGTGGTCGTGTGCCAGAAGGCCCTTGCCGAGCGCGCCCGTCAGAGCTCTCCCGCGAACGCTCAGATCGTCGTCATCAACAACTTCATGAAGGACCCCGCGCTTGACGCGCTGGAGTCCCAGCTTACCGTTAACGTGGCCGAGCAGCCCGCCGCCAAGGCGGCAACCGAGGCAGCCTCCGCAGCCATTGCCACAGACGTCAAGGTCGCCGACAAGGTCATGGTCCCCGAGGGAGTCCGCCTTGGCCTGACGGGCACCGATCGCGAGGAGGCCGTGCGCGCCTGTGGCCAGGTCCTCGTCGAGCAGGGATGCGTCGACGAGGAGTATGTGGAGGCCATGGTCGAGCGCGACCGCGAGGTCTCGGTCTACATCGGCAACGGCGTCGCCATCCCGCACGGCACGAACGAGGCCAAGCGCCACATCAAGAGGACGGGTGTGGTGGCCCTGCAGTACCCGAACGGCATCAAGTTCGCGGACGGAACCGCCTACGTCCTCTTTGGCATTGCCGGCCTGGGCGACGAGCACCTGGAAATCCTTGCCAAGATCGCAAGTGCCTGCGGGGACGAGAAAATGGCCTCCGCACTGAGCACCTCGACGAGCGTCGATGATTTCCTGAGGATCCTGAACTAG